ACATCTTTAcatcatataaatttaattaaataattaaatcgttttatatcataaaaataatacattcaATGATTGCCACaaccatttttaatttttttttcataaaattttatcctttaatagatttattatctttccattttcaataatttcctattttaagtataattagttttttttatatcttcaatTTAAGTCCACAAACAAAATCTAATAtagcattttaattaattatacttcaagtataaaaataaatttaataaaggcTAATTCTATTATGAAAAcaatttcattattaattaaattgataaattataaatcagtAAAACAAGTGGGTCAACTTTTTAACATGTTTCgagaaaaaagttttttagatGGTGCGTGTACactaaataacaaacaaataaaagatgaagaaaactcTGTTAATGAAACAAGATTGATCTTAGATTCTAGATCCAAAATAAACGACACTAAAcaacatatattaatatatgttatGATCAAATAACACATAAGAGATTTGAtaacttcaagaaaaaaaaaaaataaaaaaaaaaaaatttaatttttaattaactcaatattgagaaaaaaaataaaaaaaaattgattaaaaaaagatacaaaaagacAACTCAAGTCAATATAAGCTAACATGTTAAACTTGTAACCTGAGTTATGAGACAAATATAGTTTCATAAAAAGcacataaaaaatcacaaagctccATCTCTAACAAGTTTAATGTTAAAAGTTGAAATTGGAAAACAAACTAAATTCatgagacataaaaaaaattaaaaaaaaatgtgaagctAAATTCCCaaacaatctaatattgaaagaaaaaattctaaattcacGAGACTGTGATAACTctacacaaaataaattaaaaaaatttatgaaactcaatttctaaataatctaatattgaaggatgaaattgaaaaaaaaattgaattattggagggtgaaattaaaaaagaacaaaaaaataaacaagtcaaCCTTAATCAACCTGTCAATCTCATGATCGGGATCATGAGATCAAGACAACCTTAtaggaaacaaataaaaaaaattatgaagcccaattataaaaatattcaattaaaaacaaacctagaaaaataacagggtCAACTTGTCAAACTAGTTACTCGGgtcatgagattaaaataatctcatagaaagcaaattgaaaaaaaaatgaaaaaaaaaccctaatttctaaaaaactcaatgttgaatgattaaataaaacaaaatcaattagaaaaaatagcaaaaaataacttaagtcaACCCAGGTTATTCTGTTAAACCTATAGCTTGGGTTATAGATAGGGATAAAtttacaaagtatttttttaaaaataaagtatgaaGCTCCACTTCCAACATATCTAACATTGAAggttcaaattgaaaaaaaaaaaaaaaaaaactaagtccaTGAAACCAATAtataacccaacaaaaaaaaaatatatattacaaagCCTAATTcccaaaaacaatataatattgaataattaaattgaaaaaaaaaactaaataattttttttttgggttgttaaagagtaaagttaaaaaaaaaaaaaaaccccaactaaaaaaacaaaaaaaaatactactttAGCAGATAGTGTTTTGTGAGTATAGCCACACtctttaatgttttgttaattttttaagggaTTTGATAAGAAAATCTCTACTTTCTATCAAATCCTCCAATCTAGTTCTTATTTTTGCTGATTTTGGTATAAGTccttgattcttttatttttttaatttaataatagttattttcaatcccttttttttaatgagaaactCCTTGTCAAAAGCTTGTGCATCTGAAGATTAATCGGCCTTAACTCAGATACCTAATGCTAATCCAAAAATAATACTTAGAAATCAAAATAGCTTCTTCATATAGTCCTTCACCTTTTTGTGTGTTGtctcattttgatttttatgcatTTAAAAAAGGTTAGTAAAAACTAGCTTCTTTATTGACCAAAAATATTTCTCAATagttattttatgtaaaaaataaaattactatattaatatcaatataaaaagcatagatatgcatgaaaacaatctgaataaaactattaataaattaaaaaataaaaagatcaaggaCTTGATACCAAAATTAGCAAAGTAAGAACTCGATTGTAGGATTTGACGGATAGGGTTTTTCTTGTCAAAtcacaccaaaaaaaacaataaaatactaaaGGGTATGTCTAAATCAACCAGACTCACAAAAGaacttttttactaaaataaagttttacCCTTCACTAatcaaatttctatttttttttgtttagtctttttgttttcaattatatcttttgatattagattattttggaaattatactttgtaaatttatttttcattattttcattatattgGTTTATATACCGATTTcatggatttagttttttttttcttgatttcaaactccaatgttatatatgttgaagaTGGGTCttcatactttttttataaaaaaattggtttctATGAATTTATTCATATCTCATAACCTAAGTTACAAGCTTAACATGTTAGCCTGAGTTGACTTGGGTTATTTATATGGAGATATCATGGtctcatgaatttaattttttttttcttctcgatttcaattttcaataataGATTTGTTGGAGAttgattttcatgattttatttatttattttttatgaagttatctttgTTTCATGACCTAAGTTACgggtttaatatgttaatttaagttgatttggattgtttttttgtaatttttttttatcaatctttttttcaatttcattcttcaatattgggttggttgaaaattaaggtttataatgtttttaattttatttttataaggttatctcaatctcatgacccGGATTGCGAGTTTAGcaggttaactcaagttgattcaagttgtttatatatatatatatatccttcaaCTTTGTGTAGATtagaaattgattttcataatttattttgaattattttctataaggttatcataatcttattacccatattatatatttaacaagCTAACTAGATCGATCCCAATATGTCATTATcacaatatttgaaaaaacgAATAACAAGTCGctatatcaatatttaaaaaagagattGTCCaatatgcattttattttgagttcatgattataattttttttattagaaaacatgttagcaacgattgtttttttcatgttaaagaaATTGATCAGATACACAACACAGTGTGATTTGGTGATCTAGTTATATCTAAACGAAAAGTAGTTAAAAGAATGTCTGTCTAgtctaatttttatatgtttgtattttgtaaaaactTTTACAAGAAAATTAATCTACGTGGAATATTTATCTATAAAGAGGTGCGACCCACAATAAACAAGAGaacatttttttccttaagcataaattaatttcttttataaaatattttattgtcagCTTTTTACAATTAGTTTatctattataaaatatttttcagctcattaaattttgtaaaatattttatgaattataattcacatatAATATTATCTAACAATTTCAATAATCAATGTCTTCATCATATCtattaggggtgagcaaaaccgattcggttcggtttttacctacaaaaaacaaccaaatcggtttttttttttttgaaaaaaaaaccgaaatcgagtcaaaccgaccggtttcggtccggtccggttcggttcttgatttcaaaaaaccgagaaaacctatGTCTCATTTCCTAAAAACATCATCCCTTTTCAACAGTTCTTCATCTGCCTAGACCTGCTATTTATCAAACAAAACCACCACCAAAAGAGTACTTCAATGGAGTCCTATGGCCAACTAGTGGTTTTAATTACTGGTTGCACCTAAGGTGGTATAGGTCATGCCTTGGCACGTGAATTTGCTGCCAACAACTACCTTGTTGTGGCCCCGACCAGATCATTGACTTCCATGAGAGAACTTGATCAAGATAACAGATTTTTTCTCCACTAATTGGATGTTTTGTCTGATGAAAGTGTGCAGAATGTTGTGTCGAATGTTATTGAAAGATATAGCAGAGTTGATATTTTGGAGGCGAGGGAGATTAAGAGAGAGGGGGAGGGAGAGGGACAAGAAGAGGCGAGGAGTCATTCCCGTGTGAATTAAAAAGGAATAGAATTACCTCAGTGTCGACTCTGCTTGTTGTCGGAGGATGAAGGGATCGGAGAGGGAGATTAAGAGGCGAGGAGGCCGAGGGGGAGGGAGAGGGACAAGAAGAGGCGAGAGGGGGCTAGGGTTACTGGCTTGGGGGGtaactttttctatttatagtatattttttgaaccggttcggttcggttcggatTAACCGGTTCTTGCATTACAAAACCGAAAACTGAACCAAACCGGGATTTTTTCTAACTATTCTAATCGGTTTGATCGGTTTTATTTTTCGATTCGATTTTttcagttaatatttttttgattttctcgGTTTATtcgattttttggtttttttgcacACCTCTAATATCTATAATGACCGCTATCACTCCACACATTTATTTCATCAACCTAAAATattatcaccatcatcatcattttattaGTACTGTATTTTTTACATCATTACCTACCgattatcataaaatattttacaaaaataaatttttcacaCTGAACATTTTATGTGAAAGAAACACCTACAATAAAGGTGATTTTTTTAGAGGCATGCATACATGCCATGCGatcatctttattattttatttcctccTCTCGTAGACTCGAGCAATCGTGAATCGGACGGGCTTTAAGTTAGGAGTCCATCTCATTCCCTCCAGGTCTGGGCCAGTGTAGATCCATCGCATGTCAAAACTCGGGTTAGAAACTCATGGCCTGACTAGCTGCTAAGCGCTAACAACTCCTTCCTCCTTCGAAAGAGACCGAGCCAGCCATCGCCATATGCTCTTTCTAAAACCCTAACCTCAGAAACCTCAGAAATTCACTCATTCTTGAAAACTTGCAGCAATCATGTACGGTGGTGGTGAGTTTCAAAAACATGTCTTCgaaattgtttcttttaattattttctttgctgATAATCTTGTTGGTGAAAACAGATGAAGTGTCAGCTATAGTCATTGACTTGGGTTCTCACACTTGCAAAGCTGGTTATGCCGGCGAGGACGCACCCAAGGCGGTCTTTCCTTCTGTTAGTCTCTACATCTCATGTTATTTAACCTTCTACATCACCAACATTTTaacttactttcttttttttaattgcttttaaaacaaGGAATTCgtgtttgaaatttaaaaaatggataATGTTTATGTCTTTTCTGTGGTTTTGATGGAGAGGAAATTGGAAAATGCTTGTGGCTGTCAGCTAGGGTTTAGACATTGTTGTTATTGCTATCTTCCCTTGTTTTAGAGGTTTTCTTGATACATGGATAACTACTGCCCAGGTTGTGGGATCAATTGATCAAATGGATGTCGATGACATGACAAGCAACGAGAAGAATGCTGCTGTAGATTCTAAAAACAATGTCAAAGATTCTGAGAAAGGGAAGGGAAAACGTAAATTATTTGTAGGATCTCAGGCCTTAGGGTTTCGTCGGGACCATATGGAGGTCAGTTGGTGTTCCAGTTATCTTCTTGTCATGTTTCTGAAAGGCTAGGTGGAATTGTTCAGGCTATGTGATAAATTTAGCGTTTTCCTAAGCTTTTCTGCCTTTCATCAGGTGTTATCACCTTTTAAGGACGGGATTGTTGCTGACTGGGATATTGTGGATAGCATATGGGATCATGCTTTCAGGTAATGTTTCATTATCAACACTCTGATTTCAGTTTAAAATGTTCGGTggtcttgttttcttttcttttattttgtaatatctaaatttaaattttactgtCTTTAGGGAGTGTCTATTGATTGATCCAAAGGAGCATCCAATGCTACTTGCAGAACCTTCATCCAACAGTCAACAACAGAGAGAAAGGTAAGCTGGCAATACATGATGATATGTACTTAAATCATTCAATGCCAGCTGCATCTGTCagaatttgtttccttttgtatGTTATCTGGGAGTAACCCTCTTGATCAAACAAAAGAGTTCTTGCTTTTGTGATTCTATGAGAATGACTAATAATAATACCATTGATTTTTGTTGAATACCCAATTTTGTGGTATAAACCATGAAGCTATATCAAGGTCATTCtctataaataattgaatagcGTGATCTATCCCAAATAATGTGTGAAGGAAAAAACTCCCAGTTTTGCAACATGTTCTTACTTCACTTATGGTTCTCATGGTAATCATATCACTCATTCCATGTTTCAAAGTGATGCTAGTGagtacccccccccccccccaacttCGTCCTTAAATTATCATTCACCAGCTTGTTTTTGTGCAGGCAATaaatcttcataaaaatattcctTTTATCTCAGCTTGTgttattaaaaacaaactaagCTTCTTGGTCTTAGCTTGTTTCATCATGCTGCTTTGATGCTTGCTGATTATGGTTGGGTTGCTGCATAACTGACAGGACAGCAGAGCTTATGTTTGAAAAGTACGCTACTCCTGCATTATTTTTGGCGAAGAATGCTGTATGCCCTTTTCCATCTTGTGCCCTTGTCTCCAATTtgtaccatatatatatatattaatatgattGGAGGATGTCATTTAATTTGGTATGACTCAAGTTCCTCGTGCTGCCAGGTTTTAACATCTTTTGCATCAGGACGTGCTACCTCGCTAGTTGTTGATAGGTAGGATATATTTAGTTGCTGATTCATGAGTGTATACTGTCGTCAACTGGAAGTGTCAGTGTGTCTGAATTTACTTCACTCTTATCTTCAATCTTCTTACTATTTGTGCTATTTTAGTTGAAAGTAACCACCTTGTCTCTTATCTCCACAGTGTATTTCTTGCCATACACATTCTAAAAAGAATACATGAGATAGAAGAATTAACTGTGGGCTTAATTACTGCAGATTGTAGCGTTATTTAAATAGtgaaaagaacaaaatacaAGGAAAGGAACTTGCTTTTAACATTTTGATGTGAAGATAGACAATGACATTGGTAAATAACATAGTTTAGAACTGTTGTATTTCTCATCCATGAGCAATATCCAGAACTTAGAAAATTCAAGTTATGCAAATCCAATGGTGGATAACAGAATTTGAAATTGGTGCTTTTCATGAAAAGTTGATAGCAATGTGCTAAACCTAGAAGATTGAAACATTCTATGGATTAACATGGCAATTTATCTGCTTAAATTGATGTTGGCTGTAATCAGTGTTTTGAAACCACAATGTGGATGTTAACACGTTGGAAGTTTGGCGATTGCTTCTAGAAAGATCTTATTTGCAATAACAGATTTTGATGCTCCCTTACATTCTATATGACATCTTTTTGTAAAAcatattgattgatttattgcaTAGTATATAACACTGATATAATGTTATCTGTGCTAGTGGTGGAGGATCAACTACAATTGCGCCAGTCCATGATGGTTATGTTATTCAAAAGGTACTGCTCTTTTCCTGATCATGTGGCTTATTTTACTAGCAAATAATTGCATTTAGGCTCTGGTATTTGTCTTTAAACTTTCAACAATAAAGCAATTGATATCAGTCTTGATAtttgtacaatttttttttattgttgacatTTCTTAACTTAAATTGCAAGTAAATTCTGCATCTttacattttcaattttcatttgaaGATATTGGATAGTTCCTTAGGAAATTATCGAATTTGGAGGACCCATATTCCCTTTAAAATGAACTGAGAATTTGTGAAATGTTTTAATATCTCTGGTGCTTTCACGTGAGCATGGAGGTctctcctttagtttttttcttggtaatttttttgtatCCTCTCAAACATCATGAATGTGTCCCTAAACTCTAAGATAAATCTACAATTATGATATATCCTCAGCATGTCAAGTGATAAAAGTGTTGATATCTTTTATTGGAAATTGTCTTGTTGTGGTTGGCAAGCAGGCAAAAAGATGGTTCCtttgatgtttatgtttttgttggagtaaataaagaaattcattAGAAACGAAGTATATTTGCAAGACTTGCTCCTAaaagataaaggaaaaaaaggattcCATGCAAGAGAGCACCAAGCCTGTTGAATAATTGTTACAGCACACTCCAATTATTGgaacttaattaaaaatcaacctTTTTCCCAAATCACTTGTCAGCAGCGGACTTATTGCTGCTCAGTTTCTCTTTCCTAAATATTTAGAGCTTATGGGAACAATAAAGTTTGGCTGGCCTTTTTTTAGGccctgtttggcattgcggtccAGCCGTGCTTTtggaaatttttgaattttttttagcttcaaattaattttttggtgtttttggattgttttgatgtgttgtaAAAAatgaagtataaaaaaaataaaaaaacattattttgatgcatttccccTTAATGTCAAAGGTCCAAGGTAGAGTTATTTGCCATGACATACTGACAgccctcttctttttattgcttttgtgGTTATAGGCTGTGGCCTTTTCTCCTATTGGAGGAGAACTTCTTACTGATTGCTTGATGAAAAGCTTGGAGAGCAAAGGTGTCATGGTGAGTTAGTATAGGAATGAATTTTACTTTGAAAGGCGAGTTCTTTTGTCAGAACTAACTGaagtatgctttttttttttttttttgctttcctgTTTTCTAAGTAATCTTTTTATTTGGCTTTGCAGATAAAACCAAGgtactctttcaaaagaaaggaaatacaGCCGGGCGTGTTTcaggtatttttaaaatgtcacTGGAAATTGTTTTAGTCATTATCTTTTGGGAATATGATTTCTTTCCATGTTTCTGCTAGATTTCCCTCGTCATTTCTTTCGCTTTCTGAATTCAGATCTAATTTCCACTGTTGCTTTTTGTTcatctggatttttttttcctaatatatGCATTTGacattttctcttatattttttctGAACGTCTTAGACAGTGGATCTTGATTTTACAAATACAAGTGAAAGCTACAGACTCTATTCTCAGGTCTGTGATTGTCTAGACAATATTCCTTGTGAAGATGAGTATCGTTTTGTATCTGATTGTTTGTTTTGGAAACAGAGAGTGATTGCAAGTGATATCAAGGAATGTGTGTGTCGTGCACCAGATACGCCCTATGATGGTGTGTATTTTCTTCATATTGTATTTGCAATGCTTGATTGCTTGTAGATTTTGTCCATTAAGATCGCACGCCCCACTCAATGGAATTTCTGGATTGTCTATATGTTTTGTATGTGGATATGGTTTGTGGGACATCCAATTTGTCGTAtttcttgttattgttgtttgaCATCAGAGCTGCATTCAACCTTCAATAAAGTTGTGGTTAATTTAATCCTAGGCATCAGCTTTACTGCCACTATCTGTTTGTTCCCTACACAAAATGTGTTCATATTTCCTCTGAGGGGTTGGATCACTGGCGATGTAGAATTAACATTGCAAATGAAACTTGTATTGTATCTTAGAAAcctgcttaatttttttttctcaaagctTCTGCTTCATCACTTGGGTTAGTGTGTCTTATGATTTAGGCTATTATTTGTGAACAGGCTCTGTCAAATATTTTCCTGAAGTTTCCTTGAATTTTTCCAACTTAATGCATCCCAAAGTTCCTAAAGCAACTT
The genomic region above belongs to Populus alba chromosome 12, ASM523922v2, whole genome shotgun sequence and contains:
- the LOC118049066 gene encoding actin-related protein 4 encodes the protein MYGGDEVSAIVIDLGSHTCKAGYAGEDAPKAVFPSVVGSIDQMDVDDMTSNEKNAAVDSKNNVKDSEKGKGKRKLFVGSQALGFRRDHMEVLSPFKDGIVADWDIVDSIWDHAFRECLLIDPKEHPMLLAEPSSNSQQQRERTAELMFEKYATPALFLAKNAVLTSFASGRATSLVVDSGGGSTTIAPVHDGYVIQKAVAFSPIGGELLTDCLMKSLESKGVMIKPRYSFKRKEIQPGVFQTVDLDFTNTSESYRLYSQRVIASDIKECVCRAPDTPYDESSYSNIPMTPYELPDGQTIEIGADRFKIPDILFNPSLVQTIPGMDNFVEIAPSVRGLPQMVIESINKCDVDIRRELFSSILLAGGTASMQQLKERLEKDLLEESPQTARVKVLASGNATERRFSVWIGGSILASLGSFQQMWFSKSEYEEHGASYVQRKCP